One window of Triticum dicoccoides isolate Atlit2015 ecotype Zavitan chromosome 5A, WEW_v2.0, whole genome shotgun sequence genomic DNA carries:
- the LOC119298012 gene encoding UDP-glycosyltransferase 83A1-like yields the protein MPLAEKIICNSFMEMEPDALALLPNALPLGPLVAPTSRPVGHFLPEDLTCLAWLDAQAPGSVVYIAFGSSGVLDATQFQELADGHALSGRPFMWVVRPNFTTGATEGWFGAFKRRVEGKGLIMGWAPQQRVLSHHAIACFVSHCWWNSTMKGMLHGVPFLCWSYFTDQFANQSYVCNVWGHGHEDLPRRARGCREGGDR from the coding sequence ATgccgctagctgagaagatcatctGCAATAGCTTCATGGAGATGGAACCTGACGCTCTCGCTCTGCTCCCGAATGCGCTGCCGCTAGGCCCACTTGTAGCGCCGACGTCACGGCCAGTCGGACATTTCCTGCCGGAAGACCTGACCTGCCTCGCCTGGCTCGACGCGCAGGCTCCCGGCTCCGTCGTCTACATTGCCTTCGGGAGCTCCGGCGTCTTGGACGCGACGCAGTTCCAAGAGCTTGCCGACGGGCACGCGCTCTCCGGCCGACCGTTCATGTGGGTTGTCCGGCCAAACTTCACCACCGGAGCCACAGAAGGTTGGTTCGGCGCGTTCAAGCGCCGCGTCGAgggcaaggggttgatcatgggctgGGCGCCGCAGCAGCGCGTGCTCTCGCACCACGCCATCGCCTGCTTCGTGTCGCACTGCTGGTGGAACTCAACCATGAAAGGCATGCTGCACGGCGTGCCGTTCCTCTGCTGGTCGTACTTCACCGACCAGTTCGCCAACCAGAGCTACGTCTGCAACGTGTGGGGGCACGGGCATGAAGATTTGCCGAGACGAGCGAGGGGTTGTCGCGAAGGAGGAGATCGATAG